In a genomic window of Hyphomonas sp.:
- the purH gene encoding bifunctional phosphoribosylaminoimidazolecarboxamide formyltransferase/IMP cyclohydrolase encodes MTDAATRGAPVRIRRALLSVSDKTGLVEQAQKLAAMGVELVSTGGTSKLLKEAGLEVKDVADLTGFPEMMDGRVKTLHPAVHGGLLYLRDNPSHVKDAETHGIGAIDLIYVNLYPFEATVASGADFDTCIENIDIGGPAMLRAAAKNGAFVAVCTDGGDVDAVLGEMEAAQGEVSVGLCRKLAAKTYARTAAYDAAISAWYAEQLGETAPDWAALGGKLQQSLRYGENPHQKAAFYVTGEKRPGVATARQLQGKELSYNNINDTDAAYELIGELGNETPAVAIIKHANPCGVAQGTSIIEAYRAALACDSTSAFGGIVALNRPLDEDTAREISQIFTEVVIAPGADAAAEAVFAKKKNLRLLITEGLPDPAAPGRFVKTVAGGFLMQDRDFGRITRDDLKIVTKKAPSEQELEDMLFAWRVAKHVKSNTIIYAKDGATVGIGAGQMSRIDSARIAARKAEDAAEAAGWDEPKTKGCVAASDAFFPFPDGLLQAASAGATAVIQPGGSIRDDDVIAAADEAGLAMVFTGMRHFRH; translated from the coding sequence ATGACCGACGCCGCCACCCGCGGAGCTCCCGTTCGCATTCGCCGTGCCCTTCTGTCCGTTTCCGACAAGACGGGACTGGTCGAACAGGCCCAGAAGCTCGCCGCGATGGGCGTCGAACTCGTCTCGACCGGCGGTACGTCGAAACTGCTGAAGGAGGCCGGGCTGGAGGTGAAGGATGTTGCGGACCTCACCGGCTTCCCGGAAATGATGGATGGCCGCGTGAAGACGCTGCACCCGGCCGTGCATGGCGGCCTGCTCTATCTGCGCGACAACCCTTCGCATGTGAAGGACGCCGAAACCCATGGCATCGGCGCGATCGACCTGATCTATGTGAACCTCTATCCGTTCGAGGCCACGGTCGCGTCAGGTGCGGATTTCGACACTTGTATCGAGAACATCGACATCGGCGGCCCGGCCATGCTGCGGGCAGCGGCGAAGAATGGTGCGTTCGTCGCCGTGTGTACGGATGGTGGAGACGTGGACGCCGTGCTGGGGGAAATGGAAGCTGCGCAGGGGGAGGTGAGTGTCGGCCTGTGCCGCAAGCTGGCGGCCAAGACCTATGCCCGCACGGCCGCCTATGACGCGGCCATCTCGGCCTGGTATGCCGAGCAGCTGGGCGAGACGGCGCCGGACTGGGCTGCCCTTGGCGGCAAGCTGCAGCAATCCCTGCGCTATGGCGAAAACCCGCACCAGAAGGCGGCCTTCTATGTCACGGGCGAGAAACGCCCCGGCGTCGCCACCGCCCGTCAGCTGCAGGGCAAGGAACTGTCCTACAACAACATCAACGACACCGACGCGGCCTACGAGCTGATTGGCGAACTCGGCAATGAAACGCCGGCGGTGGCCATCATCAAACACGCCAATCCGTGCGGGGTCGCCCAGGGCACCAGCATCATCGAGGCCTATCGCGCGGCCCTGGCCTGCGATTCCACCTCGGCCTTCGGCGGCATTGTCGCCCTCAATCGTCCGCTGGATGAAGACACCGCACGAGAGATTTCGCAAATCTTCACGGAAGTCGTGATCGCGCCTGGCGCAGATGCTGCGGCCGAAGCCGTATTCGCGAAGAAAAAGAACCTCCGCCTCCTGATTACTGAAGGGCTGCCGGATCCAGCGGCGCCGGGCCGGTTCGTGAAGACGGTTGCCGGCGGCTTCCTGATGCAGGACCGTGACTTCGGACGCATCACCCGGGACGATCTCAAGATCGTCACGAAGAAAGCCCCGTCGGAGCAGGAACTGGAAGACATGCTCTTCGCCTGGCGCGTGGCCAAGCATGTGAAGTCCAACACGATCATCTATGCGAAGGATGGCGCAACCGTCGGGATTGGCGCCGGTCAGATGAGCCGCATCGATTCCGCCCGGATTGCCGCCCGCAAGGCGGAGGACGCCGCCGAGGCGGCAGGCTGGGACGAACCGAAAACAAAGGGCTGCGTTGCCGCATCCGATGCCTTCTTCCCGTTCCCGGATGGTCTGCTCCAGGCCGCCTCTGCGGGCGCCACCGCCGTGATCCAACCCGGCGGCTCCATTCGTGATGATGACGTGATCGCTGCCGCAGACGAGGCTGGCCTTGCCATGGTGTTCACCGGCATGCGCCATTTCCGTCACTAG
- a CDS encoding polysaccharide biosynthesis protein, with translation MTPKQAARRAMALTLGFDICVAMFAMAFSGLLVWSSESPRTDLPLNSILISSAFFGASVALSFLILGIQKQVWRHMGWPDAVRIFQAVCLAALIYLPVMLMLNGLLATPFATLSAALVLWTIGLFAGRMFALSRTTHEPFQIFSPVAKNGQPVLLVGDSQSCVHVIRRIQSSAQSSKIRILGLVDIAPTEPGRAIRGIPILGSLDELGSLIEVLTVRYRQTPWVAVTGAARKRETTIRVLEMASDHGAEIMALSRDETAQVLEPVRPADLLSRPERHLCIEPVRNLMSNANVLVTGGGGTIGSELTRQVAQLGPAALTVMDASEYNLYSIDLDLAGILPPGRHVARLGDVRDINRVKDIFTRAKPDVVIHAAALKHVPLMERNICEAVLTNVAGAVNAAEAAAAVGARSFVFISTDKAVDPDNVMGATKRLAEIAISRIAAKTGMAASIVRFGNVLGSSGSVVPLFERQIAAGGPVTLTDPGVTRYFMTVEEASSLVLQSAALQKNGSETGLYVLDMGEPMPILQLAETMIRMKGLVPGVDIKITTTGLRDGEKMHEVLTYEHEAVVQTAVDGVWQVENLHEPSELFEKRLAELIEAASRRERSEALRLLGVLVPEYTSDTAQKARRWSA, from the coding sequence ATGACACCAAAGCAGGCCGCCCGACGCGCCATGGCGCTGACCCTCGGTTTTGACATCTGTGTTGCGATGTTCGCCATGGCCTTTTCGGGGCTGCTCGTCTGGTCTTCGGAATCCCCGCGGACCGACCTGCCCCTGAATTCGATCCTGATCAGCTCTGCCTTCTTTGGCGCCTCCGTGGCCCTGTCCTTCCTGATCCTGGGTATCCAGAAGCAGGTCTGGCGCCATATGGGCTGGCCCGATGCCGTCCGCATCTTCCAGGCCGTATGCCTGGCTGCGCTGATCTACCTGCCGGTCATGCTGATGCTGAACGGCCTGCTCGCGACGCCATTTGCGACATTGAGCGCAGCGCTCGTATTGTGGACCATCGGCCTGTTCGCGGGCCGCATGTTTGCCCTGTCGCGCACCACGCACGAGCCGTTCCAGATTTTCAGCCCGGTCGCCAAGAACGGCCAGCCGGTCCTGCTGGTCGGGGACTCACAAAGCTGCGTCCACGTCATCCGGCGTATCCAGTCCTCAGCCCAAAGCAGCAAGATCCGAATTCTGGGGCTGGTGGACATTGCGCCAACGGAACCCGGACGCGCCATTCGCGGTATTCCGATCCTCGGCTCTCTGGATGAGCTGGGCTCATTGATCGAAGTGTTGACCGTGCGCTACCGGCAAACTCCGTGGGTGGCGGTGACGGGCGCAGCGCGCAAACGGGAAACCACGATCCGCGTCCTTGAGATGGCGTCCGACCATGGCGCCGAAATCATGGCCCTCAGTCGCGACGAGACTGCTCAGGTGCTGGAGCCCGTGCGCCCGGCAGACCTGCTGTCCCGCCCGGAACGCCATTTGTGCATCGAGCCGGTGCGCAACCTGATGAGCAACGCCAATGTGCTGGTCACCGGCGGCGGCGGAACGATCGGGTCGGAACTGACCCGGCAGGTGGCCCAGCTGGGTCCCGCCGCGCTGACCGTGATGGATGCATCGGAATACAATCTCTATTCCATCGATCTCGACCTGGCCGGCATTCTGCCGCCTGGCCGCCATGTTGCCCGACTCGGCGATGTGCGCGACATCAATCGCGTGAAGGATATCTTCACCCGCGCCAAGCCTGACGTGGTGATCCATGCCGCAGCACTGAAACATGTGCCGCTGATGGAGCGGAACATTTGTGAAGCGGTGCTGACCAATGTGGCCGGGGCGGTCAACGCGGCAGAGGCCGCCGCTGCGGTCGGCGCGCGCAGCTTCGTGTTCATTTCCACCGACAAGGCCGTCGACCCGGACAATGTCATGGGCGCCACCAAGCGCCTTGCAGAGATTGCCATTTCCCGGATCGCCGCCAAGACCGGCATGGCAGCCTCGATCGTGCGCTTCGGAAATGTGCTCGGCTCGTCGGGCTCCGTCGTGCCGCTGTTCGAGCGGCAGATCGCTGCCGGCGGCCCCGTGACGCTGACCGATCCCGGCGTGACCCGCTATTTCATGACCGTCGAAGAAGCGTCGTCGCTGGTGCTGCAATCCGCAGCCCTTCAAAAGAACGGCTCCGAAACCGGGCTCTATGTCCTGGACATGGGTGAGCCGATGCCGATCCTGCAGCTGGCCGAGACGATGATCCGCATGAAGGGACTGGTGCCCGGGGTCGACATCAAGATCACGACGACCGGCCTGCGTGACGGCGAGAAGATGCACGAAGTGCTGACCTATGAGCATGAGGCCGTGGTGCAGACTGCAGTCGATGGCGTGTGGCAGGTGGAGAACCTGCACGAGCCGTCTGAACTGTTCGAGAAGCGGCTGGCGGAGCTGATCGAGGCAGCATCGCGGCGCGAACGGTCCGAAGCCTTGCGCCTGCTGGGTGTGCTCGTGCCGGAGTATACCAGCGATACCGCACAAAAGGCGCGACGCTGGAGCGCTTGA
- a CDS encoding heparinase II/III family protein → MDVGGGDSEILADRTRTGADDAALWRRFRGAYGDDAKVAAMQKSQLPGPVPERFSHHLTRLVPADDRRGEALMQDIWRIGMERLTLSPGQPPWSIPLPSKHFADRLHRFSWLPDLFEQGPEGASRAIRFVDDWIVAHGSFNGFSWRLAPTAVRCWNWMLCGPELFETGPEEARLARLDCLVRQIRYLAAQVDAATDPKARWFGSVAIVAAALCVDRVMSLDAALERLDAECTAQILPDGGHVSRSPSRGLNAFVHLLTLQDLFHQAGHPVPDFFGKWIPRMGAMVAFFRCGDGALSPFNDGDEARPEVVEAALAQLPSPPRRFTFAPKSGYQKLEKSGLRLILDCGEAPERPFGDFAHAGALGFDLSDGDRRLVTSCGYSAEVNVDWQAAVRRTGAHSTLILAGRDSSTFSMNDESRLLSAQGPVGISAKRLEEADEIWLDAQHGGYKAACGLLHRRRIFMSGDGQRLTGEDSLVRPVSQPPSDDRKFIGFEIRFHLHPTVTAIMGRDAIRLVCDDGTVWKFKTSHEGARLERTVYLARGVVERPEQIVMAGFADPNGDGQQPPNCVRWAFLKERSA, encoded by the coding sequence GTGGACGTGGGAGGCGGAGACAGCGAAATCCTGGCCGACCGCACGAGAACCGGCGCCGATGACGCCGCTCTCTGGCGGAGATTCCGGGGCGCCTATGGCGATGATGCCAAGGTCGCCGCGATGCAGAAATCGCAATTGCCCGGTCCTGTCCCGGAGCGGTTTTCCCACCATCTGACCCGGTTGGTGCCCGCCGATGACCGGCGCGGTGAAGCCCTGATGCAGGACATCTGGCGAATCGGCATGGAGCGATTGACCCTGTCGCCCGGCCAACCGCCCTGGTCCATCCCCCTGCCCTCAAAGCATTTTGCCGACCGGTTGCACCGATTCTCATGGTTGCCCGACCTGTTCGAGCAAGGCCCGGAAGGCGCCAGCCGCGCGATCCGCTTCGTGGATGACTGGATTGTGGCGCATGGCAGCTTCAACGGCTTTTCCTGGCGTCTCGCCCCGACAGCCGTGCGCTGCTGGAACTGGATGCTGTGCGGACCGGAACTGTTCGAAACCGGACCGGAGGAAGCCCGTCTGGCGCGGCTGGATTGCCTCGTGCGCCAGATCCGCTACCTGGCTGCGCAGGTCGATGCGGCGACAGATCCGAAGGCCCGCTGGTTCGGCTCCGTCGCAATCGTGGCCGCGGCATTGTGCGTCGACCGGGTGATGAGCCTGGACGCCGCCCTGGAGCGTCTGGACGCGGAATGCACTGCCCAGATACTGCCGGATGGCGGCCATGTCAGCCGCAGCCCGTCGCGCGGACTGAATGCCTTCGTGCATCTGCTGACGCTTCAGGACCTGTTCCACCAGGCCGGCCACCCGGTACCGGACTTCTTTGGAAAATGGATTCCGCGCATGGGGGCGATGGTTGCCTTCTTCCGGTGCGGCGACGGCGCCCTCAGCCCGTTCAATGATGGAGACGAGGCCCGGCCGGAAGTCGTCGAAGCGGCCCTGGCCCAATTGCCCAGCCCGCCGCGACGATTCACCTTCGCCCCCAAATCCGGTTACCAGAAACTCGAAAAGTCCGGCCTTCGGCTGATCCTGGACTGCGGGGAAGCGCCGGAGCGCCCGTTCGGGGATTTCGCCCATGCCGGCGCCCTGGGCTTCGACCTGTCGGATGGAGACCGGCGTCTCGTCACGTCATGCGGTTACAGCGCAGAAGTGAATGTGGACTGGCAGGCCGCCGTGCGGCGCACGGGCGCGCATTCCACGCTCATTCTGGCCGGTCGGGATTCCTCGACCTTTTCCATGAATGACGAATCCCGCCTGCTGTCTGCGCAAGGTCCGGTGGGCATTTCCGCAAAGCGGCTGGAAGAGGCCGACGAGATCTGGCTGGACGCCCAGCATGGTGGCTACAAGGCAGCGTGCGGCCTTCTGCACAGACGGCGAATCTTCATGTCAGGAGACGGCCAGAGACTGACAGGCGAGGATTCTCTTGTCAGACCCGTCTCACAACCCCCCTCAGATGACCGCAAGTTCATTGGTTTTGAAATCCGCTTTCATTTACACCCCACCGTCACGGCGATAATGGGTAGAGATGCGATTCGACTTGTGTGCGACGATGGCACCGTCTGGAAATTCAAGACCAGCCATGAAGGCGCCCGTCTTGAACGTACGGTTTATCTGGCACGCGGTGTGGTTGAAAGACCGGAACAAATCGTTATGGCTGGATTTGCGGATCCAAACGGGGACGGACAACAGCCTCCAAACTGTGTCCGCTGGGCGTTTCTGAAGGAAAGATCAGCATGA
- the rpe gene encoding ribulose-phosphate 3-epimerase encodes MRDVLISPSILSADFSCLGEEIAAIDQAGADMIHIDVMDGHFVPNLTFGPPVIEKLRKCSDKPFDVHLMIAPVDPFIAAFAKAGANILTVHPEAGPHIHRTLQAIRAAGMKPGIALNPGTPASLVEPVLDDIDLILVMSVNPGFGGQAFIDSQLRKVEQLRHMIDQTGRDIILEIDGGLNAETAPKAVAAGVNAIVAGSAVFKGGASAYAENIRSLRPTAKV; translated from the coding sequence ATGCGTGACGTGCTGATTTCCCCCTCGATCCTTTCTGCGGACTTTTCCTGTCTCGGAGAGGAAATTGCCGCCATCGATCAGGCTGGCGCAGACATGATCCATATCGATGTGATGGATGGCCATTTCGTGCCGAACCTCACATTCGGACCACCGGTGATCGAAAAGCTGCGCAAATGCAGCGACAAGCCGTTCGACGTTCACCTGATGATCGCGCCGGTCGATCCGTTCATTGCCGCCTTCGCAAAGGCGGGCGCCAACATCCTGACGGTACACCCGGAAGCAGGACCGCACATTCACCGCACGCTGCAGGCCATTCGCGCCGCAGGCATGAAGCCGGGCATCGCCCTGAATCCGGGCACTCCGGCCAGCCTTGTCGAACCTGTCCTGGACGATATCGACCTGATCCTGGTCATGTCCGTCAATCCCGGATTTGGCGGCCAGGCCTTTATCGACAGCCAGCTGCGCAAGGTCGAACAGCTGCGCCACATGATCGACCAGACGGGACGCGACATCATTCTGGAGATCGATGGCGGCCTGAACGCCGAGACTGCCCCAAAAGCGGTCGCTGCCGGGGTAAATGCCATCGTGGCCGGATCAGCCGTTTTCAAGGGCGGCGCATCGGCCTATGCTGAGAATATCAGGTCTCTGAGACCGACTGCGAAAGTATAG
- a CDS encoding glycine zipper 2TM domain-containing protein, which translates to MITTFSPRKAAVGAFAALTLTLAGCASSYGAGTATPGAVGQASTVYHGTVTSVRQVTIQSDRSLIGTATGAVLGGLAGSELGGGDKAQTAGAIGGAVLGGIAGNEAGKALGKSQGYAYIVRFSTGDVKEIIQGADVYIAPGTPVDIIAGADGWKLVPAARY; encoded by the coding sequence ATGATTACCACTTTTTCCCCTCGCAAGGCTGCCGTCGGCGCATTCGCTGCCCTGACCCTGACGCTTGCGGGCTGCGCGAGCAGCTATGGCGCGGGAACGGCCACGCCCGGCGCGGTCGGTCAGGCCTCGACGGTCTATCACGGCACCGTGACATCCGTGCGCCAAGTGACCATCCAGTCCGACCGCTCGCTGATCGGCACGGCCACCGGCGCTGTGCTGGGCGGCCTCGCCGGATCGGAACTCGGTGGCGGTGACAAGGCCCAGACGGCCGGTGCCATCGGTGGCGCCGTGCTGGGCGGCATTGCGGGCAATGAAGCCGGCAAGGCGCTCGGCAAGTCCCAGGGCTACGCCTATATCGTGCGGTTCTCGACCGGCGATGTGAAGGAGATCATTCAGGGCGCGGACGTCTACATCGCCCCCGGCACCCCGGTCGACATCATTGCCGGTGCCGATGGCTGGAAACTGGTTCCGGCTGCGCGCTACTAG
- a CDS encoding transcription antitermination factor NusB produces the protein MTGALPRRAAAELLMLTLDSRRTLDEAMVKSESFNALEGPDRGFARAIASAALRELGRIDAALSPLLSRPLEAASPAIRALLRAGAVQLWRLETPPHAAVSQTVEAAKDWPEARSGGSFLNAVLRRVAETDPGLDAMPATAIWPDWLARRFAEDLGPDAAEQLARHQLAEPPIFLSARSDAAEIARHTGGELMESGSVRLTGAAIESLPGFETGDWWVQDAAAALPAKLLAAGPGDHVVDLCAAPGGKTLQLAATGARVTAVDRSKPRLERLKENLARTDLSAEVVAADADTWRPPAQVDKLLLDAPCSALGTLRRHPEGAWIKRETEIDRFPAAQARLLDAAAEMVAPGGIVIYCVCTPLKAEGRDIVEAALAGGRFRRHPVHADEVPGFGHCVTPEGDVLTLPQEGAGHDAFHVSRLVRV, from the coding sequence ATGACTGGTGCCCTGCCCCGGCGCGCAGCCGCCGAACTGCTGATGCTGACCCTGGACAGCCGCCGCACGCTGGACGAGGCCATGGTGAAGTCCGAAAGCTTCAATGCGCTGGAAGGCCCGGACCGTGGCTTTGCCCGTGCAATTGCCAGCGCGGCCCTGCGCGAACTGGGCCGGATAGATGCCGCCCTCTCCCCCCTTCTGTCCCGGCCCCTGGAAGCGGCCAGCCCGGCCATTCGCGCCCTGTTGCGGGCAGGCGCGGTGCAGCTGTGGCGGCTGGAAACACCGCCCCATGCCGCCGTGTCGCAAACGGTGGAAGCCGCCAAGGACTGGCCGGAGGCGCGCTCCGGCGGGAGCTTTCTGAACGCCGTGCTGCGCCGGGTCGCCGAGACCGATCCCGGCCTCGATGCGATGCCGGCCACAGCCATATGGCCTGACTGGCTGGCGCGGCGTTTCGCCGAAGATCTCGGACCGGACGCGGCCGAGCAGCTGGCGCGGCACCAGCTGGCCGAACCGCCGATCTTTCTGTCGGCGCGCAGCGATGCTGCCGAGATTGCCCGCCACACTGGCGGGGAACTCATGGAAAGCGGATCCGTGCGCCTGACAGGCGCGGCCATCGAATCCCTGCCCGGCTTCGAGACCGGCGACTGGTGGGTGCAGGACGCCGCCGCAGCTTTGCCGGCGAAACTGCTGGCCGCCGGTCCCGGCGACCATGTGGTGGACCTGTGCGCGGCGCCCGGCGGAAAGACCCTGCAACTGGCCGCCACCGGCGCGCGGGTGACGGCGGTCGACCGGTCGAAACCCCGGCTGGAACGGCTGAAGGAAAACCTCGCCCGCACGGACCTGTCCGCAGAAGTGGTGGCCGCCGATGCAGACACCTGGCGTCCGCCTGCGCAGGTCGACAAATTGCTGCTGGATGCGCCCTGTTCGGCCCTCGGCACGCTGCGCCGTCACCCGGAAGGCGCCTGGATCAAGCGGGAAACCGAGATCGACCGCTTTCCCGCTGCACAGGCCCGCCTGCTGGACGCTGCTGCGGAGATGGTCGCGCCGGGCGGCATCGTGATCTATTGCGTCTGCACGCCGCTGAAGGCGGAAGGCCGCGACATTGTCGAGGCAGCGCTCGCCGGCGGACGCTTCAGGCGGCACCCGGTCCATGCGGACGAGGTGCCTGGCTTCGGGCATTGCGTGACGCCGGAGGGGGATGTGCTCACCCTGCCGCAGGAGGGCGCGGGCCATGATGCGTTTCATGTTTCGCGCCTCGTGCGGGTTTGA
- the htpX gene encoding zinc metalloprotease HtpX has translation MGTAKTFMLLAALTALFMAVGYLVGGVPGMVIAFAVAAVMNVFSWWNADKIVLRMQGAKEVTPETSSPMLRTFANDVARMAERAGLPAPRVYVIETPQPNAFATGRNPENAAVAATSGLLGSLTREEVAGVMAHELAHVQNRDTLTMTVTATIAGAIGMLANFAMFFGRERSGLLGSLAIMIFAPMAAALVQMAISRSREYEADKRGAEICGNPLWLASALQKIERGARASVNMAAERNPAMAHMYIANPLNGRGADNLFSTHPATANRIEALRRMAAEMGVSSEAAEAPRRQAGPWG, from the coding sequence ATGGGTACCGCAAAAACCTTCATGTTGCTGGCTGCGCTGACCGCGCTGTTCATGGCGGTCGGGTATCTTGTCGGGGGCGTTCCGGGCATGGTGATTGCCTTCGCCGTGGCCGCCGTGATGAATGTGTTCTCCTGGTGGAATGCCGACAAGATCGTGCTGCGCATGCAAGGCGCCAAGGAGGTGACGCCGGAGACGTCTTCCCCCATGCTGCGGACCTTTGCCAATGATGTAGCGCGCATGGCCGAACGTGCCGGTCTGCCGGCCCCGCGTGTCTATGTGATCGAGACACCGCAGCCGAATGCATTTGCCACCGGCCGGAACCCCGAAAATGCCGCCGTCGCGGCCACGTCCGGCCTGCTGGGCTCCCTCACCCGCGAGGAAGTCGCCGGCGTCATGGCGCATGAACTGGCGCACGTCCAGAATCGCGACACGCTGACCATGACCGTCACGGCCACGATTGCCGGCGCCATTGGCATGCTGGCCAATTTCGCCATGTTCTTCGGCCGGGAACGGTCCGGCCTGCTGGGATCGCTGGCGATCATGATCTTCGCCCCCATGGCCGCCGCCCTCGTCCAGATGGCGATCAGCCGGTCACGCGAATACGAGGCCGACAAGCGCGGCGCCGAAATCTGCGGCAACCCGCTCTGGCTGGCGTCCGCGCTGCAGAAGATCGAACGGGGCGCCCGCGCCTCGGTCAACATGGCCGCCGAACGCAATCCGGCCATGGCACACATGTACATTGCCAACCCCCTGAACGGACGCGGCGCCGACAATCTGTTCTCCACCCATCCGGCCACTGCCAACCGGATCGAGGCCCTGCGCCGCATGGCTGCAGAAATGGGCGTTTCTTCCGAAGCCGCCGAAGCCCCGCGCCGGCAAGCCGGCCCGTGGGGCTGA
- a CDS encoding DUF1674 domain-containing protein, giving the protein MHTPDFPDAAEIERRKSLPEAARRALEEADARKAKEAADAAALPEDERGGPRKIEPTRYGDWERKGIAYDF; this is encoded by the coding sequence ATGCACACACCGGACTTTCCTGATGCGGCTGAAATCGAGCGCCGCAAGTCGCTGCCCGAAGCCGCGCGCCGGGCCCTGGAAGAGGCCGATGCCCGCAAGGCGAAAGAAGCCGCCGATGCGGCCGCCCTGCCCGAAGACGAACGGGGTGGCCCCCGCAAGATCGAGCCGACCCGGTATGGCGACTGGGAGCGCAAGGGCATCGCCTACGACTTTTGA
- a CDS encoding acyl-CoA dehydrogenase family protein: MNLDFSPETEAFRSKVRAFFETDFPKDILAKNKAGEALTTAEVRKSEMALGAKGWLASAWPEEYGGPGWSVEEQYVFDEELERAGVPTVTPMGVVYVGPVIYTFGSDAQKEKWLPGIRDGSVGWAQGYSEPGSGSDLASLQFSAVLENGAYTLNGHKIWTSAAQHADWIFLLTRTSDAGKKQEGITFICCPIDAPGVTVKPIITIDGKHVLNEVFFDDVTVPEDHRIGEEGKGWTYSQYLLGFERTSYARIGGKRAMLRHVRDIARALPESGNHRLIDDAGFARKLTEAEMAVDGLEMTVFRILSALSAGGSPGDAASTVKILATTTHQQITELMLEAAGHFGQPFGKSGELPDSLPAYAAPDVATYFGGRAQSIYGGTNEIQRNIIAKKVLGL, encoded by the coding sequence ATGAACCTCGATTTCAGCCCCGAAACGGAAGCCTTCCGCAGTAAAGTCCGCGCCTTTTTCGAGACGGACTTTCCAAAAGACATCCTCGCGAAGAACAAGGCGGGCGAGGCGCTGACTACGGCGGAAGTCCGCAAGTCGGAAATGGCGCTCGGCGCAAAGGGCTGGCTCGCCTCGGCCTGGCCGGAAGAGTATGGCGGCCCCGGCTGGTCGGTCGAGGAACAATACGTCTTTGACGAGGAACTGGAACGCGCCGGCGTGCCAACCGTCACGCCAATGGGCGTCGTCTATGTTGGCCCTGTTATCTACACGTTCGGATCGGACGCACAGAAGGAAAAATGGCTGCCCGGCATCCGCGACGGCTCGGTTGGCTGGGCGCAGGGGTATTCCGAGCCGGGTTCGGGCTCAGACCTTGCCTCACTCCAGTTCAGCGCCGTACTGGAGAATGGCGCCTACACGCTGAATGGCCACAAGATCTGGACGTCCGCCGCCCAGCATGCCGACTGGATTTTCCTGCTCACGCGCACCTCGGATGCCGGCAAGAAGCAGGAGGGTATCACCTTCATCTGCTGCCCGATTGATGCGCCGGGCGTGACCGTCAAGCCGATCATCACGATCGACGGCAAGCATGTGCTGAACGAGGTTTTCTTTGATGATGTCACTGTGCCGGAAGACCACCGCATCGGTGAAGAGGGCAAGGGCTGGACCTATTCGCAATACCTGCTCGGTTTCGAGCGCACCTCCTATGCCCGGATCGGCGGCAAGCGCGCCATGCTGCGCCATGTGCGCGATATCGCCCGCGCCCTGCCCGAAAGCGGCAATCACCGCCTGATCGATGATGCGGGATTTGCCCGCAAGCTGACCGAGGCCGAGATGGCGGTCGACGGGCTGGAGATGACCGTTTTCCGCATTCTCTCGGCGCTCTCCGCAGGCGGATCACCGGGCGATGCGGCCTCGACCGTCAAGATCCTGGCCACCACAACCCACCAGCAGATCACGGAATTGATGCTGGAGGCGGCCGGCCATTTCGGGCAGCCCTTCGGCAAGTCGGGGGAATTGCCAGACAGCCTGCCCGCCTATGCCGCGCCGGATGTGGCGACCTATTTCGGCGGGCGGGCACAATCGATCTATGGCGGTACGAACGAGATCCAGCGTAACATCATCGCCAAGAAGGTGCTTGGGCTTTAA
- a CDS encoding phytanoyl-CoA dioxygenase family protein → MIDRRDFEDTGRAWIRNAIPPGDLIKLANGFQTKGRAGDRPAFDSPVSEYFLGPNPVSGIAGSLGLDPVPVRLAVFNKTDAFNWSVPWHQDRVIAVSAHHELPDHKAWLPKDGYWHVEPPVSILERMIFVRLHIDAADETNGCLQLALGSYKAGRVPAGEAAAFAESCPIESCPAQSGDLLVVKALTLHRSSSSRSAMQRRAVRVDYADRSALNAPLRWALDVA, encoded by the coding sequence ATGATCGACCGCCGCGATTTCGAGGACACAGGCCGGGCGTGGATCCGCAATGCGATCCCGCCGGGCGACCTCATAAAACTCGCGAATGGATTCCAGACCAAGGGCCGGGCGGGAGACCGTCCGGCCTTTGACTCCCCGGTCTCAGAATACTTCCTGGGGCCGAATCCCGTTTCAGGCATTGCCGGATCACTTGGTCTTGATCCGGTTCCGGTGCGGCTCGCCGTTTTCAACAAGACCGATGCGTTCAACTGGTCTGTGCCGTGGCACCAGGACCGCGTGATCGCCGTATCCGCACACCATGAACTGCCAGACCACAAGGCCTGGCTGCCGAAGGACGGCTATTGGCACGTCGAGCCGCCGGTCTCCATACTTGAGAGGATGATCTTTGTCCGGTTGCATATTGATGCCGCCGACGAGACCAATGGTTGTCTCCAGCTGGCGCTCGGATCATACAAGGCAGGCCGGGTGCCGGCAGGCGAAGCCGCTGCATTTGCGGAATCTTGCCCTATCGAATCCTGCCCAGCCCAGTCCGGAGACCTACTGGTGGTGAAGGCACTCACCCTACATCGGTCATCATCTTCAAGGTCGGCAATGCAAAGGCGTGCTGTACGGGTCGACTATGCAGACCGGAGCGCCCTCAACGCACCCCTGCGATGGGCGCTAGATGTGGCCTGA